Proteins from a single region of Stigmatella erecta:
- a CDS encoding alpha/beta fold hydrolase — translation MHHVWGEPMPYRRATRFVSAPDGSRLAYHTHHGKLPGETFQREMAGWPPVLLTNGIGSSENFWRHIVANLEQDHRVVHWNYRGHGESGDSMSGDYGIPTHVEDLERVTEAMMAEGNGRPPHHIAFSMGVRVVLELYRRRPELVSAMTLIAGPAGATGGQDARWTGRLGQGALKQVLRAATPLVPLASPAVRLFLGSPLAYSVGRLTGALRSRAPREDIQELFVAVRQMNPTAYWRTLQGLMEGDAWDVLSTVKVPVQLIAAANDLIVPLREMERMRRQLPHAHWLLVEDAGHAGLVEAGDEIANAVRTFLVDHCLEPAAGPASPDAP, via the coding sequence ATGCACCATGTATGGGGCGAGCCCATGCCCTACCGCCGCGCCACCCGCTTCGTTTCTGCCCCGGATGGGAGCCGGCTCGCCTACCACACGCACCACGGCAAGCTGCCCGGCGAGACCTTTCAGCGGGAGATGGCCGGCTGGCCGCCGGTTCTGTTGACCAACGGAATTGGCTCCTCGGAGAACTTCTGGCGCCACATCGTGGCCAACCTGGAGCAGGACCACCGGGTGGTGCACTGGAACTACCGCGGCCACGGCGAGAGCGGCGACTCGATGAGCGGGGACTATGGCATCCCCACGCATGTGGAGGACCTGGAGCGGGTGACCGAGGCCATGATGGCGGAGGGCAACGGCCGGCCGCCCCACCACATCGCCTTCTCCATGGGGGTGCGCGTCGTGCTGGAGCTGTACCGGCGGCGCCCCGAGCTCGTCTCCGCCATGACGCTCATCGCGGGGCCCGCGGGCGCCACTGGCGGGCAGGACGCGCGCTGGACGGGCCGGCTGGGGCAGGGGGCCCTGAAACAGGTGCTGCGCGCGGCCACGCCCCTGGTGCCCCTGGCCTCCCCGGCCGTGCGGCTGTTCCTGGGCAGCCCCCTGGCCTATTCCGTGGGCCGCCTCACCGGGGCCCTGCGTTCCCGGGCGCCCCGGGAGGACATTCAGGAGCTCTTCGTCGCGGTGCGCCAGATGAACCCCACCGCTTACTGGCGGACGCTCCAGGGGCTGATGGAGGGCGATGCGTGGGATGTGCTCTCCACGGTGAAGGTGCCCGTGCAGCTCATCGCGGCGGCCAATGACTTGATCGTCCCCCTGCGCGAGATGGAGCGCATGCGGCGGCAGCTGCCCCACGCGCACTGGCTGCTGGTGGAGGACGCGGGCCACGCGGGGCTCGTGGAGGCCGGGGACGAGATCGCCAACGCGGTCCGGACCTTCCTCGTGGACCACTGTCTGGAACCCGCCGCTGGACCCGCCTCGCCAGACGCGCCATAA
- a CDS encoding phytanoyl-CoA dioxygenase family protein, which yields MNPLHFDVDTALAHYAEHGYARLGPLLGEEGLTALRERADALMLGQVSYPGLFFQLDAPTGRYEDAPLGLGWQGPSLDYRKLEKLELDPLFRAWLENPLFERIARARIPGDIVLYRSILFHKGQAGGSNLPWHQDGGKLWGITQEPELQIWTALDDAPEEGGCLEVVPGTHRQGLVTPLGGVIPPDQVAARQAEAHRVLLPVRAGEVLLVHNHVWHRSGRGRPGQRRRAFSVCYMSASTRCVRKKKAPRVFPPVFRQALGTNDGRSDKAD from the coding sequence GTGAACCCGCTTCACTTCGACGTGGACACGGCGCTCGCGCACTATGCCGAGCACGGCTACGCGCGGCTGGGCCCGCTCCTCGGTGAGGAGGGCCTCACCGCCCTGCGCGAGCGCGCCGATGCGCTGATGCTCGGACAGGTGAGCTACCCGGGGCTCTTCTTCCAGCTCGATGCCCCCACGGGCCGCTATGAGGATGCGCCCCTGGGCCTGGGCTGGCAGGGGCCCTCGCTGGACTACCGGAAGCTGGAGAAGCTGGAGCTGGATCCCCTCTTCCGCGCGTGGCTGGAGAACCCGCTCTTCGAGCGCATCGCCCGGGCCCGCATCCCCGGCGACATCGTCCTCTACCGCTCCATCCTCTTTCACAAGGGCCAGGCGGGCGGCAGCAACCTGCCCTGGCACCAGGATGGCGGCAAGCTCTGGGGCATCACCCAGGAGCCGGAGCTGCAGATCTGGACCGCCCTGGATGATGCGCCCGAGGAAGGCGGCTGCCTGGAGGTGGTGCCGGGCACCCACCGGCAGGGGCTCGTCACGCCCCTGGGCGGCGTCATTCCCCCGGATCAGGTGGCCGCCCGGCAGGCGGAGGCCCACCGGGTGCTGCTGCCCGTGCGGGCGGGCGAGGTGCTGCTCGTGCACAACCACGTCTGGCACCGCTCCGGCCGGGGGCGGCCCGGCCAGCGCCGCCGGGCCTTCTCCGTCTGCTACATGAGCGCCAGCACGCGCTGCGTGCGCAAGAAGAAGGCGCCCCGGGTGTTCCCCCCGGTCTTCCGTCAGGCGCTGGGGACGAACGACGGCCGCTCGGACAAGGCGGACTGA
- a CDS encoding lysophospholipid acyltransferase family protein — translation MNTLLSVWTWFEIGLVTLLGFILQVALALVTWPFDRRRYVTGRCLRLTGWMAAKLTPFWRFGVHGPVPARLSPRTVVVSNHESNADPFLISHLPWEMKWLGKASLFKIPVVGWGMWLAGDIPVTRGDQGSAKGAMARCAQWLGRGMPVMIFPEGTRSKTDELLPFKDGAFRLAIEQGADILPLAVSGTRRALPKHAWRFATSRGLVTVGTPISTQGMTLADVERLKGMAREQILALRNTLAPLTAVGGDQALSAP, via the coding sequence ATGAACACCCTTCTCTCCGTCTGGACGTGGTTCGAAATCGGGCTGGTGACGCTGCTGGGGTTCATCCTCCAGGTGGCGCTGGCCCTCGTGACGTGGCCGTTCGACCGGCGCCGGTACGTCACGGGACGGTGCCTGCGGCTCACGGGCTGGATGGCCGCGAAGCTGACCCCTTTCTGGCGCTTCGGCGTCCACGGCCCGGTGCCCGCGCGCCTCTCCCCGCGCACCGTGGTGGTGAGCAACCACGAGTCCAACGCGGATCCGTTCCTCATCTCCCACCTGCCGTGGGAGATGAAGTGGCTGGGCAAGGCGAGCCTCTTCAAGATTCCCGTGGTGGGCTGGGGCATGTGGCTCGCCGGGGACATTCCGGTGACGCGCGGGGACCAGGGCTCCGCCAAGGGCGCCATGGCCCGGTGCGCCCAGTGGCTCGGCCGGGGCATGCCGGTGATGATCTTCCCCGAGGGCACGCGCTCGAAGACGGACGAGCTGCTGCCCTTCAAGGACGGGGCGTTCCGGCTCGCCATCGAGCAGGGCGCGGACATCCTGCCCCTGGCGGTGAGCGGCACGCGCCGGGCCCTGCCCAAGCACGCCTGGCGGTTCGCCACCTCCCGCGGGCTGGTGACGGTGGGCACCCCCATCTCCACGCAGGGGATGACGCTGGCGGACGTGGAGCGGCTCAAGGGCATGGCCCGCGAGCAGATCCTCGCCCTGCGCAACACCCTGGCGCCGCTCACGGCCGTGGGCGGGGACCAGGCGCTGAGCGCCCCCTGA
- a CDS encoding aldo/keto reductase: MRLADSPLASWLAPRPEGAPRPAVLALGTMNFGARTPAAEAHRIVHQAQERGILWFDTANAYGTGESERILGQALKGRRAQVGIATKAGLARVQGKPEGLAAPTVERALEQSLERLGTDAVDLFYLHQPDPAVPLEETLGAVERLLRAGKARHWGVSNFAAWQVLELNTRCDARGMPRPAVSQVMYNLLVRQIELEYLPFTRRYPVHTTVYNPLAGGVLTGRYVPGAAPPRGSRLGTNRLYQNRYGSERLLAQVEALRAVASDEGLTLVELAYAWLLGRPGVDSVLVGPGSVEHLDAALEAQTRSLSPDTRARVEDLLQGFTGTDARYAR; encoded by the coding sequence ATGCGTCTCGCGGACTCCCCCCTTGCCTCCTGGCTGGCCCCTCGCCCCGAGGGGGCCCCCCGCCCTGCCGTGCTGGCCCTGGGGACGATGAACTTCGGTGCGCGCACTCCGGCCGCCGAGGCCCACCGCATCGTTCACCAGGCCCAGGAGCGCGGCATCCTCTGGTTCGACACGGCCAATGCCTACGGTACGGGCGAGTCCGAGCGCATCCTGGGACAGGCCCTGAAGGGCCGGCGGGCGCAGGTGGGCATCGCCACCAAGGCGGGCCTCGCCCGGGTGCAGGGAAAGCCCGAGGGGCTCGCCGCCCCCACCGTGGAGCGCGCGCTGGAGCAGAGCCTGGAGCGCCTGGGCACCGACGCCGTGGATCTCTTCTACCTTCACCAGCCGGACCCGGCGGTCCCTCTGGAGGAGACGCTGGGGGCCGTGGAGCGGCTGCTGCGCGCGGGGAAGGCGCGGCACTGGGGCGTGTCCAACTTCGCGGCGTGGCAGGTGCTGGAGCTCAACACGCGGTGCGACGCGCGCGGCATGCCCCGGCCCGCCGTCTCCCAGGTGATGTACAACCTGCTCGTGCGCCAGATTGAGCTGGAGTACCTGCCCTTCACCCGCCGCTACCCCGTGCACACCACCGTCTACAATCCGCTGGCGGGTGGCGTGCTCACAGGCCGCTATGTCCCCGGCGCCGCGCCCCCCCGGGGCTCCCGGCTGGGCACGAACCGGCTGTACCAGAACCGCTATGGCTCGGAGCGGCTGCTGGCGCAGGTGGAGGCCCTGCGGGCCGTGGCCTCGGACGAGGGCCTGACGCTGGTGGAGCTGGCCTATGCCTGGCTCCTGGGGCGGCCCGGCGTGGACTCGGTGCTGGTGGGGCCCGGCTCCGTCGAGCACCTGGACGCCGCGCTGGAGGCCCAGACACGGAGCCTCTCCCCGGACACGCGCGCGCGCGTGGAGGACCTGCTCCAGGGGTTCACCGGCACGGACGCGCGCTACGCGAGGTGA
- a CDS encoding universal stress protein: MPVVTRILVPVDLSEEALALVQYALHYAQAFNAPLELIHVWEPPQYVAPDLLVAAPGWDSQSLEKVAVDTAHKRLVALAEQVRQPPFSLQYRVVVGEAASAILRAAEEGKHDLIILGTHGRRGLPRLLMGSVAQKVVARAHCPVLTVHLYEHTK, translated from the coding sequence ATGCCCGTGGTGACTCGCATCCTGGTTCCCGTGGATCTCTCGGAAGAGGCTTTGGCGCTGGTGCAGTACGCCCTCCATTACGCTCAGGCCTTCAATGCCCCGCTGGAACTCATCCATGTCTGGGAGCCCCCGCAGTATGTGGCGCCGGATCTGCTCGTGGCCGCGCCGGGGTGGGACTCTCAATCCCTGGAGAAGGTGGCCGTCGACACCGCCCACAAGCGGCTGGTGGCGCTGGCGGAGCAGGTGCGCCAGCCGCCCTTCTCGCTCCAGTACCGGGTGGTGGTGGGGGAAGCGGCCTCGGCCATCCTGCGAGCCGCCGAGGAGGGCAAGCACGATCTCATCATCCTGGGCACCCATGGCCGCCGGGGCCTGCCCCGCCTGCTGATGGGCAGCGTGGCGCAGAAGGTGGTGGCCCGGGCCCACTGCCCCGTGCTCACCGTCCACCTCTACGAGCACACGAAGTAG
- a CDS encoding WbqC family protein, translating to MSDGILPGVSGTPGVVMAEQPHYLPWLDFYEQVARAQTLVVLDNVQWLRRGWQRRTRIALPPHVPTPAPHEPGYQWLTLPLDGAHRDSLLSELALDARQPWARKHLQSLRTLYGRRPYFRSQVLPGLEAFYARWGAAHGPGSLLGAVLASMAIFYGPLGLTPRVVLASTLDRSHPDRTGRLASYCAQVGAEAYYSATGSMYIQPRFFREVGVRLLWQRFRYPAYPQGREGRFVVGLSIVDVLSNVPLDEVREWLKPSPWGPFAPPPG from the coding sequence ATGTCGGATGGTATACTCCCTGGCGTGTCGGGCACCCCGGGCGTCGTCATGGCGGAGCAGCCTCACTACCTGCCGTGGCTGGACTTCTACGAGCAGGTGGCGAGGGCCCAGACGCTGGTGGTGCTGGACAATGTGCAGTGGCTGAGGCGGGGGTGGCAGCGGCGCACCCGCATTGCCCTGCCCCCCCACGTGCCCACCCCGGCGCCGCATGAGCCTGGGTACCAGTGGCTCACCCTCCCCCTGGACGGGGCCCACCGGGACAGCCTCCTGTCGGAGCTGGCGCTGGACGCGCGGCAGCCCTGGGCCCGGAAGCACCTGCAGTCGCTCCGGACGCTGTACGGGCGGCGGCCCTACTTCCGCAGTCAGGTGTTGCCTGGCCTGGAGGCCTTCTATGCGCGGTGGGGCGCGGCGCACGGGCCGGGCTCGCTGCTGGGCGCGGTGCTGGCCAGCATGGCGATCTTCTACGGGCCGCTGGGCCTGACGCCCCGGGTGGTGCTGGCCTCCACGCTGGACCGCTCCCACCCGGACCGGACGGGGCGCCTGGCCTCGTACTGCGCGCAGGTGGGGGCGGAGGCGTACTACTCGGCCACGGGCTCGATGTACATCCAGCCCCGCTTCTTCCGCGAGGTGGGGGTGCGGCTGCTCTGGCAGCGCTTCCGCTACCCAGCCTACCCCCAGGGGCGCGAGGGGCGCTTCGTGGTGGGGCTGTCCATCGTGGACGTGCTCTCCAACGTGCCCCTGGACGAGGTGCGCGAGTGGCTGAAGCCCTCGCCCTGGGGGCCGTTCGCCCCGCCCCCCGGGTGA
- a CDS encoding ATP-binding protein, with protein MRILLVTSGAYAELVGEMTRLGHHVRVEPDRLAAARRLSTEDVDVLGVEASQLLRDEQWLEPLRTSASPGVLILGLAPTLDDAVLAPLLTAGVDEFLVAPFPPVEVRGRLALLAHRRAAFARQQALGLSSRNELSRLADVIQIQSDILGVGLDLHRVTERICEQARALCGAEGSAVGRLEGDAVNYHVTFGSMAPFRGTRLLANKSLTGFSLLQSEVTLCGDTETDARVDRETTRRLGIRSMITVPLKAGGRVGGVLNIVSSRPHAFGEQSRRALELLAVMLGSAMANAAEYEAKQKLVAEHSAALSALQDTLRMFTSFMDNSPALAFVKDAEGRRVWANEPYRRFYGLDMEALHHVRDEELMPPAMAQRMRQQDLEVLQTGRSSVTEAMIPGRDGTESHWITYRFLLKDNEGQTMLAHAALDITEHTRAEVALRNSEESFRSLIERSPEAIFVHRGGPLVYVNPSALVFLKQPASRVEGASLLDFVHPEDRALAQAMLGPPGRALAGARELRFLSANGRVLTAEVSCLSLSFLGQPATVISARDLTERRQMQTRLVLSDRLVAMGTLAAGVAHEINNPLAFVVSNLSFMASELQAVARELPPGRVAELEEVLREASMGTTRMRQIVGDLKMLSRADDEARTPVNLQHVIESALTIARAELRPRARVVRDYADVALVEGSEGRFAQVFLNLFINAAQAIPMGQPESHEIRVTLRAAAEHVIAEVKDTGAGIPSELRARIFDPFFTTKPVGEGTGLGLFVCQGIVTRFGGEISVDSEVGHGTTFRLIFPAVKGAREQPPQSALSERPSFVPSA; from the coding sequence ATGAGAATTCTTCTCGTCACCAGCGGCGCCTACGCAGAGCTCGTCGGGGAAATGACCCGGTTGGGCCACCACGTCCGCGTGGAGCCAGACCGATTGGCCGCGGCACGGAGGCTCTCCACGGAGGACGTGGACGTCCTGGGCGTGGAGGCTTCGCAGCTGCTCCGGGATGAGCAGTGGCTGGAGCCGCTGCGGACCAGCGCCTCCCCTGGGGTGCTCATCCTGGGCCTGGCCCCTACCCTGGACGATGCCGTGCTGGCACCCTTGCTGACCGCCGGGGTGGATGAGTTCCTGGTGGCCCCGTTTCCGCCCGTCGAGGTGCGCGGCCGGCTGGCGCTGCTGGCGCACCGGCGGGCCGCGTTCGCCCGGCAGCAGGCCCTGGGGCTCTCCAGCCGCAACGAGCTGTCGCGCCTGGCGGACGTCATCCAGATCCAGAGTGACATCCTGGGCGTGGGGCTGGACCTGCACCGTGTCACGGAGCGCATCTGCGAGCAGGCCCGGGCCTTGTGCGGCGCGGAGGGCTCGGCGGTCGGCCGGCTGGAGGGCGACGCCGTGAACTACCACGTCACCTTCGGGAGCATGGCGCCGTTCCGGGGCACCCGGCTGCTGGCCAACAAGAGCCTCACGGGCTTCAGCCTCCTGCAAAGCGAAGTCACCCTCTGCGGCGACACCGAGACGGATGCGCGCGTGGACCGGGAGACCACCCGGCGGCTGGGCATCCGCTCCATGATCACCGTGCCGCTGAAGGCGGGCGGCCGCGTGGGCGGCGTGCTCAACATCGTCTCCTCGCGGCCCCATGCCTTCGGCGAGCAGAGCCGGCGGGCGCTGGAGCTGCTGGCGGTGATGCTCGGCTCGGCCATGGCGAACGCCGCCGAGTACGAGGCCAAGCAGAAGCTGGTGGCCGAGCACAGCGCCGCGCTCTCCGCGCTCCAGGACACGCTGCGCATGTTCACGTCCTTCATGGACAACAGCCCCGCGCTGGCCTTCGTGAAGGACGCCGAGGGGCGGCGCGTCTGGGCCAACGAGCCCTACCGGCGCTTCTACGGGCTGGACATGGAGGCGCTGCACCACGTCCGGGACGAGGAGCTGATGCCGCCGGCGATGGCCCAGCGCATGCGCCAGCAGGATCTCGAGGTGCTCCAGACGGGGCGCTCCTCCGTGACGGAGGCGATGATCCCGGGCCGGGACGGCACCGAGTCCCACTGGATCACCTACCGCTTCCTCCTGAAGGACAACGAGGGCCAGACGATGCTGGCCCACGCGGCGCTGGACATCACCGAGCACACCCGGGCCGAGGTGGCGCTGCGCAACTCCGAGGAGAGCTTCCGCTCGCTCATCGAGCGCTCGCCCGAGGCCATCTTCGTCCACCGCGGGGGCCCGCTCGTCTATGTGAACCCCTCGGCGCTGGTGTTCCTGAAGCAGCCTGCCTCGCGGGTGGAGGGCGCCTCGCTGCTGGACTTCGTGCACCCGGAGGATCGCGCCCTGGCCCAGGCGATGCTGGGGCCGCCGGGGCGGGCGCTCGCCGGGGCGCGGGAGCTGCGCTTCCTCAGCGCCAATGGCCGGGTGCTGACGGCCGAGGTGAGCTGCCTGAGCCTCTCCTTCCTGGGACAGCCCGCCACCGTCATCAGCGCGCGGGATCTCACCGAGCGCCGGCAGATGCAGACGCGGCTGGTGCTCTCGGACCGGCTCGTGGCCATGGGCACGCTGGCGGCCGGCGTGGCGCATGAGATCAACAACCCGCTCGCCTTCGTGGTCTCCAACCTCAGCTTCATGGCCTCGGAGCTGCAAGCGGTGGCGCGCGAGCTGCCCCCGGGACGGGTGGCGGAGCTGGAGGAGGTGCTGCGCGAGGCGTCCATGGGCACCACGCGCATGCGGCAGATCGTCGGGGACTTGAAGATGCTCTCCCGCGCGGACGATGAGGCGCGCACGCCCGTCAACCTGCAGCACGTCATCGAGTCGGCGCTCACCATCGCCCGCGCCGAGCTGCGCCCCCGGGCCCGGGTGGTGCGGGACTACGCGGACGTGGCCCTGGTGGAGGGCAGCGAGGGCCGCTTCGCGCAGGTGTTCCTCAACCTCTTCATCAACGCGGCCCAGGCCATCCCGATGGGGCAGCCCGAGAGCCACGAGATCCGCGTCACGCTGCGCGCCGCCGCGGAGCACGTCATCGCCGAGGTGAAGGACACGGGCGCCGGCATTCCCTCGGAGCTCCGGGCCCGCATCTTCGATCCGTTCTTCACCACCAAGCCGGTGGGCGAGGGCACCGGGCTGGGGCTCTTCGTCTGCCAGGGCATCGTCACGCGCTTCGGCGGGGAGATCTCCGTCGACAGCGAGGTGGGCCACGGGACGACGTTCCGGCTCATCTTCCCCGCCGTGAAGGGCGCCCGGGAGCAGCCGCCTCAGTCCGCCTTGTCCGAGCGGCCGTCGTTCGTCCCCAGCGCCTGA
- a CDS encoding FAD-dependent oxidoreductase, giving the protein MSKAIICSCEDVTVDDVRHALSRGYSDIESVKRYTGFGTGICQGKSCQSAVAALLAKEGPLKSPGILPFTPRPPLYPTEMSLFASVPVDESQPPVGGVPQELGTFPAALRPTTELPQKAKVVIIGGGVMGLALAYNLSLRGETDVVVLERGYLCAGASGRNGGGVRMQWGTASNIELAKRSIDLMKQFARDLGINVWLRQGGYLFLTRTEAVAKRLERNVALHNKHGVPTRIITPGAAREIVPGLTLKGMISASYNPEDGVIFPWAFLWGYAQRCLKKGIRVETFTNVTGFDISGGQVRKVKTDRGDIACEQVVLAAGAWSPEIAQLAGVKLPNEPHRHEILSTEPLKPFLGPLVSVLDSGLYFSQSMRGEIVGGMGDPKEPAGLNMGSTLRFVARFSQALLEQLPQVGHVKVLRQWAGCYDVTPDNNPVLGRTPGLDNLLQMSGFVGHGFMMAPAVAERMAAWMTKDEGDELFQRFNLRRFTSGRLEREDMIIG; this is encoded by the coding sequence ATGAGCAAGGCGATCATCTGCTCCTGTGAGGACGTCACCGTTGACGACGTCCGGCACGCCCTGTCCCGGGGCTACAGCGACATCGAGTCGGTGAAGCGCTACACGGGCTTCGGCACCGGCATCTGCCAGGGCAAGAGCTGCCAGTCCGCCGTGGCGGCGCTGCTCGCCAAGGAGGGGCCGCTCAAGTCCCCGGGGATTCTGCCCTTCACGCCCCGGCCTCCCCTCTACCCCACCGAGATGTCCCTGTTCGCCAGCGTCCCGGTGGATGAGTCCCAGCCGCCCGTGGGGGGCGTGCCCCAGGAGCTGGGCACCTTCCCCGCCGCGCTGCGGCCCACCACGGAGCTGCCCCAGAAGGCCAAGGTGGTCATCATCGGCGGCGGGGTGATGGGGCTCGCGCTGGCCTACAACCTGAGCCTGCGCGGCGAGACGGACGTGGTGGTGCTGGAGCGCGGCTACCTCTGCGCGGGCGCCTCGGGCCGCAACGGCGGCGGCGTGCGCATGCAGTGGGGCACCGCCTCCAACATCGAGCTGGCCAAGCGCTCCATCGATCTGATGAAGCAGTTCGCGAGGGACCTGGGCATCAACGTCTGGCTGCGCCAGGGCGGCTACCTGTTCCTCACCCGCACCGAGGCGGTGGCCAAGCGCCTGGAGCGCAACGTGGCGCTCCACAACAAGCACGGCGTGCCCACGCGCATCATCACCCCCGGGGCGGCCCGGGAGATCGTCCCCGGGCTGACGCTCAAGGGCATGATCAGCGCCTCGTACAACCCGGAGGACGGCGTCATCTTCCCCTGGGCGTTCCTCTGGGGGTACGCGCAGCGCTGCCTCAAGAAGGGCATCCGGGTGGAGACCTTCACGAACGTGACGGGCTTCGACATCTCGGGCGGCCAGGTGCGCAAGGTGAAGACGGACCGGGGCGACATCGCCTGTGAGCAGGTGGTGCTCGCCGCGGGCGCCTGGAGCCCGGAGATCGCCCAGCTGGCCGGGGTGAAGCTGCCCAACGAGCCCCACCGCCACGAAATCCTCAGCACCGAGCCCCTCAAGCCCTTCCTGGGGCCGCTGGTGTCGGTGCTGGACTCGGGCCTGTACTTCAGCCAGTCCATGCGCGGGGAGATTGTCGGCGGCATGGGAGACCCCAAGGAGCCCGCCGGGCTCAACATGGGCTCCACCCTGCGCTTCGTCGCGCGCTTCTCCCAGGCCCTGCTGGAGCAGCTGCCCCAGGTGGGCCACGTGAAGGTCCTGCGGCAGTGGGCTGGCTGCTACGACGTGACGCCGGACAACAACCCCGTGCTGGGCCGGACGCCGGGCCTGGACAACCTCCTGCAGATGTCCGGCTTCGTGGGCCACGGCTTCATGATGGCCCCCGCCGTCGCCGAGCGGATGGCGGCCTGGATGACGAAGGACGAGGGCGATGAGCTCTTCCAGCGCTTCAACCTGCGCCGCTTCACCTCGGGGCGGTTGGAGCGCGAGGACATGATCATCGGCTGA
- a CDS encoding SDR family NAD(P)-dependent oxidoreductase, which produces MRPPIDFGTILITGACSGLGQELARQLAPRARTLVLVCRHPERLDTLSEDLQALNPTLGMILLPADLSRPGEVDRVMEELSQHFITPGVLVNAAGGGAQASFTQQSWEDIEQTLQAHLLAPLRLAHRLLPAMIARKSGGILHVGSGLSHLFIPGLAAAAAAHRGLDGFFESLRLEVEGSGVVITYAAPGPVQALSEDTDGEAPAPFFRLSAQRCARELLAGFGRGEALVYPGTGHAWVMGLVSRLPRSLRRALGRFAAGPRPGEEPQLEAPPEQLLLTPG; this is translated from the coding sequence ATGCGTCCCCCCATCGACTTTGGAACCATTTTGATTACCGGAGCCTGCTCGGGTCTGGGCCAGGAGCTTGCCCGCCAGCTCGCTCCCCGGGCGAGGACGCTGGTGCTGGTGTGCCGGCATCCCGAGCGGCTCGACACGCTCTCCGAGGACCTGCAGGCCCTCAACCCCACGCTGGGGATGATCCTCCTGCCCGCGGACCTGTCGCGGCCCGGTGAAGTAGACCGGGTCATGGAGGAGCTGTCCCAGCACTTCATCACCCCCGGGGTGCTGGTGAATGCGGCAGGAGGAGGGGCCCAGGCCTCCTTCACCCAGCAGTCCTGGGAGGACATCGAGCAGACCCTCCAGGCCCACCTCCTGGCCCCGCTGCGGCTCGCGCACCGGCTGCTGCCGGCGATGATCGCGCGCAAGAGCGGGGGCATCCTCCACGTGGGCTCGGGCCTGTCGCATCTGTTCATTCCCGGCCTCGCGGCGGCGGCGGCGGCCCACCGGGGGCTGGACGGCTTCTTCGAGTCGTTGCGCCTGGAGGTGGAGGGCTCGGGCGTTGTCATCACCTACGCGGCCCCCGGCCCCGTTCAGGCCCTGTCCGAGGATACGGACGGGGAGGCACCCGCGCCCTTCTTCCGCCTCTCCGCCCAGCGGTGCGCGCGCGAGCTGCTCGCGGGGTTCGGCCGGGGAGAGGCCCTGGTGTACCCGGGCACGGGACACGCGTGGGTGATGGGGTTGGTGTCACGGCTTCCCCGGTCCCTACGCAGGGCCCTGGGGCGGTTCGCCGCGGGCCCCCGGCCCGGGGAGGAGCCCCAGCTGGAGGCGCCCCCGGAGCAACTCCTGCTCACCCCGGGGTGA